The nucleotide sequence AACACCAAAAATGGTGCTAGATGCTATTTATAAGCTAAATCCACAGCTTGACAAATAGTATGAATCACCAAAATATGCATCTCTTGGATTCTAGCAGTATCATTAGCAGGTATTATCAAATTTAAATCACAAAAATCATTCATAGCGCCCCCGCTTCTACCACTTAGCCCGAGTGTTTTTAGTCCGTTTTGTCTTGCTGTTTTTAGTGCTTTTAAAACATTTGCGCTATTTCCGCTAGTAGAAATTCCTATCAAGATATCACCACGTCTGCCTAAAGCCGCTGCTTGTCTTGCAAAAACCTCATCATAGCCATAATCATTTCCGATAGCAGTAAGAGCCGAAGTATCGGTGCTAAGAGCGATCCCAGCAAGCGGAGTTCTCTCTGTTTTATAACGCCCTGTAAGTTCTGCTGCAAAATGCTGAGAATCAGCAGCGCTTCCGCCATTTCCGCATATCAAAACCTTGCCGCCATTTTTTAAAGTTTCAACCACCATTTCACACGCTTTTAAAACATTTTCATTTAGCTCATAAGTTTTAGCTAAAGTCTCTTTGTGAGCTTCTAACTCATTTAAAAATACGGTATTCATTTTTAACCTTTTATCTTATTTATTATATTTGTGGTGCTTTTTCCATCTACAAAATTTATCAACTTTACCTCACGCACAAACTCACTTCCAACAACCTTTTTACCTGCGTAATCAGCACCTTTTACCAAAATATCGGGCTTCAACGCTTTTATCAAATTTAAAGGTGTATCCTCATCAAAAATCACAACAAAATCTACAAATTCCAAAGCCGCCAACATACTTGCTCTGTCACTTTGAGCATTTACTGGTCTATCTTCTCCTTTTAGCTCTTTAACAGATCTATCTGAGTTTAATCCTACAACAAGCATATCTCCTAGCTTTTTCGCACTTTGCAAATAACTAATATGCCCAAAATGAAGTATATCAAAACAACCATTTGTAAATACCATAGTTTTACCGCTTCTGCCCACTCTTAACAGCTCACTAAGACTTATAATCTTACGTTCAAAGCCGCTTTTTTTAGACTTCAAATTCTCGATTTCACCCCAACTAGCATCCGCACTTCCTACTTTACCAACCACAACAGCTGCTGCTAAATTTGCTATTTCTATAGACTCTTCTAAGCTCATTTTGCTAGCAAGGCAGTATCCAAGAGTAGCAAGCACACTATCGCCTGCTCCTGTTACGTCAAATACCTCTTTTGCAATTGCTGGAAATTTTTTTACTTCTTGATCTAAAAGCCCTATTCCATCTTCACTTAAAGTGATTAACGAATAATCGAGCTTGAATTTATCTTTAAGCATTTTTAAAGCACTTTTTAAATCATCTTCATCATTTATCGCAAATCCAAGCGCCTCGCTAGCCTCTTTTTTATTCGGTGTTAGCAAAGTAGCGCCGCTGTATTTTGAGTAATCTTTACCTTTTGGATCTATTAAAACCATTTTCCCTGATTTTTTCGTGATTCTTATAATCTCTTTTGTAAGATATGGACTTAATACACCCTTTCCATAATCACTCAGTAACACGATATCATATCGGCTCAAAATATTTTCAAATTTAGATATGATATCATCGCTTACGCTTATCTCGCAAACACTTTCGGTATCGAGCCTAAGAACTTGTTGATGAGCTACCATAATGCGACTTTTTTGGCTGGATTTTCGTCCTTTTTCTTTGATGATAAGCTCAGTTTTAGCGCCCCTATCTTTTAGAAGTTCAAGTATCTCATCACCCACATCATCATCGCCAACAACACTGATAACACCTACTTCGCTACCAAGAGTTTTTAAATTTGAAACAACATTTCCCAAACCGCCTAAGCGTTTAGTTTCGTTTTTGATATTTACTACTTGCACAGGAGCTTCTGGAGAGATTCTATCGCAACTTCCCCACACATAGTGATCTATCATCAAATCACCGACCACTAAAACATTAACCATTTAATTCTTCCTTAAAAATACGTCTGATCTCTGGCAAATAATCCTTAATCCCATCTTCCAAACTCCATTTTGGTTCATATTTTAACCCATTTTTTGTAGTAGTGATATTTGCTTGAGTATGAAACTGATACTGAGTGGTATATGGATTTTTTATATATTCGTTTCCTAAATTTACACCGATTTCACGCTGCAAAATATCAGCGATATCTTGAAAACTCCTAGGATTTGCTGTTCCTACATTATAAACTCCGCTTATACCATTTATAGCTAGTTTATTTGCATTTATAACATCTTTTATATACACAAAATCTCTTAAAATTTTATCACTACCTTCAAATAATTTTGGAGTTTTGCCACTTAAAATTTGAAGCCCAAACTGCAAAATCATAGAAGCAGTTTTGTTTTTGAAAAACTCACCTCCGCCATATACGTTAAAATACCTAAGCCCAACGATATGAGTTTTGAACTTAGCATAAAACTCTTTAGCTAGCTCATCCATCATCAGCTTAGAAAAACCATAAACACTTGCTGGATTTTCAAGATGTCCGACAGTTTGCGGACTTGGAGCATTGCCATATGTGGCGCCGCTGCTTGCGTATATCATTTTTGAACCACAATTTTTGGCTATTTCTAGTAGATCTTTGAACGAGTTTAAATTTATTTTTATTATCTCGTCTTGCTCACTCACAGTAGTATCTGAGATCGCTGCTTCGTGAAATATAACATCTGGATTAAAACTCTCTATGCGTTTTAAAGTCTCTTTAGAACAGATATCGCCGCAGTAAATCTCGCCTTTGAAGCCGATTAAATTTTTAAAATGACCAAAACTTTTTAAATTTCCGTTGCTAAAAACTTCATTACTTCTAAATTTATCCACAACCAAAACTTCATTTTCGTCCATAAAATATTTGGCTAAATTTGAACCGATAAATCCGGCTCCTCCAGTTACTACTATTTTCATATACATTCCTTATATACTAACTTATACACGTCTAAAACGGTTTTTAAGCTGCTATCTTCGCCGATTAAATAGCAATTATCGATACCTGCGGAGTTTGCGGCTAGTATATCGCTATTTTTATCACCTATCATCATAGAACTTTCTAAATTTATATCAAATTCGCTCAAAGCCTTTAAAATCATACCCGGCTTTGGTTTTCTACAATTGCAGTTTTCTTCTGGAGAATGCGGACAATAATATACTTTTTTTATATCAATATCCTCTTTTTTAAACTCATCAAGCATAAATTTAGTTAAATTTAAAAAATCATCTTTGGTGTAGTATCCTCTTCCTATGCCAGATTGATTCGTAACTACAAATAGCGCAAAACCAAGCTTCAAAAATCCGCGCAAAGCTTCAAAAATACCATCGCAAAACACGAAATCATCGATTTTACTAACATAACCTAAGTCTTTATTTATAACTCCGTCTCTATCTAAAAAAATCGCTTTTATTTTTTTCATAAAGTGCATTTTACACGATTTTACATTAAATTTTTATGATTTATTTTAAATACAATACTCTTGTTTATTATTGATTATATTATCGGGTTTATAATTTCAAATACTAAATTTTTATTTAAGGAGAAAAATTATGAAAAAAATTTTAGCTATACTAGCAATAGGCTTAGGAACTAGCTCTGTTTTTGCGGCCGATGGTGCTACTATATTTAACAAATGTAAGGCCTGTCACGGTGTAAAAGCTGAGAAAAGCTATCTAAATAAAGTTCCCGTACTTACCACAGTAGATGCTGCTGAGAGACTTGCCCTTATGAAAGAGTATAAAGCAGGTACAGTAGAAGGCGGTAAAGGTAAATTTGGAATGGGCGGTGTAATGAAAGGTCAAATGGCTACTTTAAGCGAAGCTGATATGGCTGCGGTTAATGACTACATCTCAACATTAAAATAATTTAAAATAGCAGGACTTATCCTGCTATTTTTTTTAAATTTAATTAAATTTAAAAACTAATTTTTAAAATTTAAAACCTAAATTTGCTAAAATATTAAAATTATACTGATCTTTGGCAATCTCATTTATAAGCTCAAAACGCATAAAAAATGAATTAGTATAATCAAACTGCGAACTAAATCCTAAATATATAAGATCTCTATTTAAAGCATATCTTTGAGTAAAAGTTTGATTTTGAAAATCTCTAAATTTAGCTCTATTTTCCAGATCTTTACCGCTTAATCTATACTCATAAATGACAAATCCAGAAAGCTTAGTATCAACATTAAATTTATCCAAATCGTACGATAAATTCACTCCTGCAGTGATAGACGTGCTATCATGTTTGATTTTGTCATAAGATTTCGCAAATACACTTCCACTCTCATTAAAAGAGTCTTGAAAAATATAACTATAGCTAAAATACGAAAGTGGAGTTATGGTAAATGAGTTCAGTTTAAAATCTTTTGCCAAACCAAATTCAGCTGAAGCTAAAAAGTTATTATAACTGCCACTTAAAATCTCACTACTACCAAACAATCCTCTTTGCATAGTATTTCGCCCAAATCCCAAACTAGCTCCACTTAAGATTTTTACACTATCTAGATCCAAAATATAATTTGAGCCGAAATTAACATATTTGCTTTTAGAGCTAGAATCTTCAAAATTTAGCTTAGACTCTAAGTAGCTAGTATTGAAAGTTAGCTGCGAATTATCGCTTGGTTTTGCTCCTATAGTGAAGTTAAGTCCGTATGACTTTCCACTATAATTATCTGCGTTAATCTTCTTATAACTAGGACTCATATACCAAATATATCGCTTTTCATCATATGAATTTATACCAAGATCAATAGCTATATCTGATGCTAAAGAAGCCAACAAAATCGGTTCAGTTTCAAAATTACGAGCTAAACTTAAACCTTGAGAAGCAGGATTTAACGCAAAAAGCATACTATTTTGATTGAATTGATGATGTCCGCTAACTATTTGAGCCGTGTTACTCATATAATCTATGGATTCGATAGTTTTTAAAGCTTTATCAAAGTTTTTTGAATCCGCATTATCCAAAAAAGCAAAATAATCTTGATAGCGTTTATCTAAATTTACCATAGAACGAATTTCTCTTAAAGCTGCGCCGATGTCGCTATTTGGTCTATTATAAGCATCTGGTTTTATCGTAGGAGTTACGATTAAATTATTATTTGAATTTGGATTTTTATCGCTATGATTATTATTTAAATTTGGATTTTTATCTTGATTTTGGCTTGGTTTATTTACTTCATCTTGTGTCGAACCAGAAATATTCTCTTCTTTATCAGACGGTTTTGGAGCAGGATCTATAGGATGAGTAGGATTATCTGGTTTTGGATCTTTATCAGGCTCAGGCAAAACTGGATCTGGGTTAGGATTTTGATCTGGTTTTTGATCTGCAGAATTATCTTTGTTTTGCTCATTTATATCTATTTGCGGAAGATCTGGTTTATTTATAGAAGTCTTATCTCCATCTAAAACCGCTACGAAATTTATAGCATTATTACCAGCAACCTCAACACTTGAAAAATCATTTAAATGCGCTTTTAATCCACCTAAATCGATACTAACATAACTACCACTGGTATAAAAAGCAGGTAGCGGTATGTATTCGAGTTTTCCTTGTATATTATAATCAGCAGCGATTAGCTTTGAGTTTTTCTTATCTCCAAAATCTAACTGCAAAGTGCCTGTACTACTTTGCTCATAGGTTCCATTCACAGTTAAATCACTCAAATCTTGATTTCCAGGTCTTACTATACCGTCGTTATATAAATTCCTATCGATTACTCCATCGCCGCTAAGACTAGCTGTATTTTCTACATATACGTTGCTTGATATGAAACCTCCGCTGTTATCAGCTTTTTTAGAGATATTTAAACCACCTTGTCTAACGATAGTTGCACCTAAATAGCTATTTTTTCCAGTTAATCTCAATACCCCATTTCCGTTTTTAATAAATCCAACATTTAAATCATCAAGCCCTACTGGTAAATTTAAAGCACCGGCGTTGTGAGTTGAACTATCCCATTTTCTTTGCGAGATATCATTGCTAAACTCTGCGTCCATTCCTTTAGTATCTAATTTATAATACACGGCGCTAGATTCTTGTTTGTAATTTTGAACTATATCGCTATTACTTAAACGATTTGCATCAAGAACCGCAAGTCCGCCCATAGCCTTTTTTACATCCAAAATTCCCTGCCCGAACATATCTTCTTTTTTTATCTCCCATACTGCTGCGTATCCGCCATCGACTAATATATGAGATGATAAAGTAGGATATCTGCTATTATTAAGTTGTGATAACCCAGAAACTAACGCTCTATCATAACCAGCACTCATCAAATCAATCTTGATTTGATCTTCATCTATGCTTCCGTCATCTTTTTTTGGTATAGGATTATCTATATAAAATACAGTATAGTAATTTCTTTTAGTGCCAAAATACGGGCTATTTCTATCACTATCAAGACCGTTAGTCTCTTTTATGACGACTTTTGGGGCTTGGTAGTCTCTATTTGCCGTGCTTAGTAGCACATCAGCTATCTCTTTACCGTTTAAAAACGGAAATTTTTGAGCAACCAAAGCTGCTGCACCACTTACCATAGGAGCAGCCATTGAAGTTCCGCTTTTTTTCGTATAAAGATTTCTATCGACTCTACCAAAAGAAGGTCTTATCATATATGGCGAATTTACGTTATTGATATTTGTTCCTGGTGCAACTAAAGAGTAGTTTTGTATTCCTTTTAGCCCGTTGCTAAACTCCGGAGATCCTTTAGAGTTTATAATGATCTTTGCGCTGCTATCTTTTGATACGTTAGCACTATCTAAAGCACCAACTACTAGCCACGAACGTAAAGATTCATCATAATAAGGAAGCGTACCAAAAAGACCAGGAGAGATAATCCCCTCATTTCCAGAAGCAAAAACAACTAAAGTATTTTTATCTTTTGATAGCCTTGATAGATCTTCAGACGGTTTTGAATTTCCATAAGCTTGGCGGATAAAAAAATTAGCGTTCATCGTACTTAGCGATTTTACGTAATAAGTACTTCCTTGCATACTTACTATCGGATACATATTTGAATTCCAGCTATTGTTTATAACGCTAAGATCTTTATCGGCAAAAAAGTCATATATATTTGGCGGGGTTAGAGTGCCTATTTTATTATAACCAGTTATCTGCGCAGCATAAATACTAGCATCATAAGCTACTCCGTGAGGACTTGAAGCATTTATGTAATTTCCTACCATAATGCCAGCTACATGGCTACCGTGAGTATCGATAGTAAAATCAGGCGTATAAGCTCCATACTTATCTTTTGAGTAAATTTGTTCAATTAATTTACCAGACAAGCTAGGATGATCACCTCTAACAGCGCCATCTATAATGCCTATTTTGATACCATTACCAGTAATTCCCTCATCATAAGCGCTTTGTGTATTTATAAGTTCAAGATCGCTTATAGCAAAAACTTGCAACACGAACGCTGTAACTATACATATGCACCTTTTCATTGAATACTCTTATAATCCTTTAAATAATTTTGAATCTAATAAATTTTAATTATTAAAATTTAATAATACATAAATATTTAAATCTTATTTATCGTGCTATATATAAATTTATTCTAAATTTAATACAAATCTAATTTTATAAACTAAAATATTAAATTTATCATTAATCCAAAATTTAGTCTTTTATTATTATAATTACCAATATTTTGTAATTAAAGGATATTAAATGAAAAATTTTTTACTAGTTTTGGCGTGCAGTGCATTTGCATGTAGTGCATTTGCAGCTGATGGTGCAACAATATATAAAAAATGCGCAACATGTCACGGTGTAAAAGCTGAAAAAGTATATTTAAACAAAGTTCCAGTATTAACTGAAATCGATGCAGCTACTAGACTTGCTGATATGAAAGAGTATAAAGCAGGTACTTTAAATGCAGGCAAAGGTAAATTCAA is from Campylobacter fetus subsp. testudinum 03-427 and encodes:
- the gmhA gene encoding sedoheptulose 7-phosphate isomerase (Pfam match to PF13580.2 SIS_2); the encoded protein is MNTVFLNELEAHKETLAKTYELNENVLKACEMVVETLKNGGKVLICGNGGSAADSQHFAAELTGRYKTERTPLAGIALSTDTSALTAIGNDYGYDEVFARQAAALGRRGDILIGISTSGNSANVLKALKTARQNGLKTLGLSGRSGGAMNDFCDLNLIIPANDTARIQEMHILVIHTICQAVDLAYK
- the waaE gene encoding D,D-heptose 1-phosphate adenosyltransferase / 7-phosphate kinase (Pfam matches to PF00294.20 PfkB, and to PF01467.22 CTP_transf_like), producing the protein MVNVLVVGDLMIDHYVWGSCDRISPEAPVQVVNIKNETKRLGGLGNVVSNLKTLGSEVGVISVVGDDDVGDEILELLKDRGAKTELIIKEKGRKSSQKSRIMVAHQQVLRLDTESVCEISVSDDIISKFENILSRYDIVLLSDYGKGVLSPYLTKEIIRITKKSGKMVLIDPKGKDYSKYSGATLLTPNKKEASEALGFAINDEDDLKSALKMLKDKFKLDYSLITLSEDGIGLLDQEVKKFPAIAKEVFDVTGAGDSVLATLGYCLASKMSLEESIEIANLAAAVVVGKVGSADASWGEIENLKSKKSGFERKIISLSELLRVGRSGKTMVFTNGCFDILHFGHISYLQSAKKLGDMLVVGLNSDRSVKELKGEDRPVNAQSDRASMLAALEFVDFVVIFDEDTPLNLIKALKPDILVKGADYAGKKVVGSEFVREVKLINFVDGKSTTNIINKIKG
- the waaD gene encoding ADP-L-glycero-D-mannoheptose-6-epimerase (Pfam match to PF01370.17 Epimerase), encoding MKIVVTGGAGFIGSNLAKYFMDENEVLVVDKFRSNEVFSNGNLKSFGHFKNLIGFKGEIYCGDICSKETLKRIESFNPDVIFHEAAISDTTVSEQDEIIKINLNSFKDLLEIAKNCGSKMIYASSGATYGNAPSPQTVGHLENPASVYGFSKLMMDELAKEFYAKFKTHIVGLRYFNVYGGGEFFKNKTASMILQFGLQILSGKTPKLFEGSDKILRDFVYIKDVINANKLAINGISGVYNVGTANPRSFQDIADILQREIGVNLGNEYIKNPYTTQYQFHTQANITTTKNGLKYEPKWSLEDGIKDYLPEIRRIFKEELNG
- the gmhB gene encoding D,D-heptose 1,7-bisphosphate phosphatase (Pfam match to PF13242.2 Hydrolase_like) codes for the protein MKKIKAIFLDRDGVINKDLGYVSKIDDFVFCDGIFEALRGFLKLGFALFVVTNQSGIGRGYYTKDDFLNLTKFMLDEFKKEDIDIKKVYYCPHSPEENCNCRKPKPGMILKALSEFDINLESSMMIGDKNSDILAANSAGIDNCYLIGEDSSLKTVLDVYKLVYKECI
- the cccA1 gene encoding periplasmic monoheme cytochrome c553 (Pfam match to PF00034.17 Cytochrom_C), giving the protein MKKILAILAIGLGTSSVFAADGATIFNKCKACHGVKAEKSYLNKVPVLTTVDAAERLALMKEYKAGTVEGGKGKFGMGGVMKGQMATLSEADMAAVNDYISTLK
- a CDS encoding putative autotransporter serine protease (Pfam matches to PF00082.18 Peptidase_S8, and to PF03797.15 Autotransporter), translated to MKRCICIVTAFVLQVFAISDLELINTQSAYDEGITGNGIKIGIIDGAVRGDHPSLSGKLIEQIYSKDKYGAYTPDFTIDTHGSHVAGIMVGNYINASSPHGVAYDASIYAAQITGYNKIGTLTPPNIYDFFADKDLSVINNSWNSNMYPIVSMQGSTYYVKSLSTMNANFFIRQAYGNSKPSEDLSRLSKDKNTLVVFASGNEGIISPGLFGTLPYYDESLRSWLVVGALDSANVSKDSSAKIIINSKGSPEFSNGLKGIQNYSLVAPGTNINNVNSPYMIRPSFGRVDRNLYTKKSGTSMAAPMVSGAAALVAQKFPFLNGKEIADVLLSTANRDYQAPKVVIKETNGLDSDRNSPYFGTKRNYYTVFYIDNPIPKKDDGSIDEDQIKIDLMSAGYDRALVSGLSQLNNSRYPTLSSHILVDGGYAAVWEIKKEDMFGQGILDVKKAMGGLAVLDANRLSNSDIVQNYKQESSAVYYKLDTKGMDAEFSNDISQRKWDSSTHNAGALNLPVGLDDLNVGFIKNGNGVLRLTGKNSYLGATIVRQGGLNISKKADNSGGFISSNVYVENTASLSGDGVIDRNLYNDGIVRPGNQDLSDLTVNGTYEQSSTGTLQLDFGDKKNSKLIAADYNIQGKLEYIPLPAFYTSGSYVSIDLGGLKAHLNDFSSVEVAGNNAINFVAVLDGDKTSINKPDLPQIDINEQNKDNSADQKPDQNPNPDPVLPEPDKDPKPDNPTHPIDPAPKPSDKEENISGSTQDEVNKPSQNQDKNPNLNNNHSDKNPNSNNNLIVTPTIKPDAYNRPNSDIGAALREIRSMVNLDKRYQDYFAFLDNADSKNFDKALKTIESIDYMSNTAQIVSGHHQFNQNSMLFALNPASQGLSLARNFETEPILLASLASDIAIDLGINSYDEKRYIWYMSPSYKKINADNYSGKSYGLNFTIGAKPSDNSQLTFNTSYLESKLNFEDSSSKSKYVNFGSNYILDLDSVKILSGASLGFGRNTMQRGLFGSSEILSGSYNNFLASAEFGLAKDFKLNSFTITPLSYFSYSYIFQDSFNESGSVFAKSYDKIKHDSTSITAGVNLSYDLDKFNVDTKLSGFVIYEYRLSGKDLENRAKFRDFQNQTFTQRYALNRDLIYLGFSSQFDYTNSFFMRFELINEIAKDQYNFNILANLGFKF
- the cccA2 gene encoding periplasmic monoheme cytochrome c553 (Pfam match to PF00034.17 Cytochrom_C) → MKNFLLVLACSAFACSAFAADGATIYKKCATCHGVKAEKVYLNKVPVLTEIDAATRLADMKEYKAGTLNAGKGKFNMGGIMKGQMATLSDEDMAAVNDYISTLK